From a region of the Leptidea sinapis chromosome 6, ilLepSina1.1, whole genome shotgun sequence genome:
- the LOC126964883 gene encoding uncharacterized protein LOC126964883, translating into MGKEAGNDAFQRINYLYQISKEVTEKNPALGAYYNKLIINVAKKNVLKIHPDIKKQLCKKCHALTSIQLTKLKCKNNVKYIPTKCKICNMERNFIIDKKKDSIWLDRPEAVLKIIN; encoded by the exons atgggaAAAGAAGCCGGTAATGATGCATTTCAGCGTATTAACTATTTATACCAA ATAAGCAAAGAAGTTACAGAAAAAAATCCAGCACTAGGAGCATACTACAACAAATTGATTATTAATGTTGCAAAGAAGAATGTTCtcaaaat ACACCCCGATATAAAGAAGCAATTATGTAAGAAATGTCATGCTCTGACAAGTATTCAATTAACTAAGTTGaagtgtaaaaataatgtaaaatatattccaACTAAATGTAAAATCTGCAATATGGAAAGGAATTTCATCATAGATAAGAAAAAAGATAGTATTTGGTTAGACAGACCAGAAGCagttctaaaaataataaattaa